A region of Lacinutrix sp. Hel_I_90 DNA encodes the following proteins:
- a CDS encoding Sau3AI family type II restriction endonuclease, with protein MYNVNSADSIIDFAKLLKDQTLRQACGVEIEKHGYKGKGNFGQILEKFYFGYEPNSDAEPDFKEVGMELKTSPLKTLKNGEFRSKERLVLNIINYLEVHKEDFETSSFWKKNAHLLLVFYLHDRDLDLLDYVIKLVNGWKYPNEDLKIIKQDWQFINQKIKDGKAHELSEGDTFYLGACTKGSTALKSFRNQPFNEEQAKQRAYSLKQGYVNHIIANIAQEETAIYGKIIERPEILDKVQSLEEIVILKFHPFYGKSANQIEQELGLDLNKNAKSYFANLTNAILGLKLGQKIEEFEKADIRVKTIRLKENNLPKEDISFPTFEYQELVETDWEDSDFKNILESKFFFVFYQFEGENLILRKVKFWNMPYSDILEAKNVWEEMVKTVSKGEIVKEVTNKGIRKTFFPKKTENRISHVRPHARNAEDTYELPVADKLTRLAEYTKHCFWLNASYVKDEIYLK; from the coding sequence ATGTATAATGTAAATTCAGCAGATTCAATTATAGATTTTGCTAAATTACTAAAAGACCAAACTTTAAGACAAGCTTGTGGAGTAGAAATTGAGAAACACGGATATAAAGGAAAAGGGAACTTTGGTCAGATATTAGAAAAATTTTATTTTGGATACGAACCAAATTCAGATGCTGAACCCGATTTTAAAGAAGTTGGAATGGAACTTAAGACAAGTCCATTGAAAACTTTGAAAAACGGAGAATTCCGTTCTAAAGAAAGACTTGTTTTAAACATTATAAATTATTTAGAAGTTCATAAAGAAGATTTTGAAACGAGTTCATTTTGGAAGAAAAATGCTCATTTGCTTTTAGTTTTCTATTTACACGACAGAGATTTAGATTTACTTGATTACGTCATTAAATTAGTTAACGGTTGGAAATACCCAAATGAAGATTTAAAAATTATAAAACAAGATTGGCAATTTATCAATCAGAAAATAAAAGATGGAAAAGCTCACGAATTATCAGAAGGAGATACATTTTATCTTGGAGCTTGTACAAAAGGTTCTACTGCTCTAAAATCATTTAGAAACCAACCTTTTAACGAAGAACAAGCAAAACAAAGAGCTTATTCTTTAAAACAAGGTTATGTAAATCACATAATTGCAAATATTGCTCAAGAAGAAACTGCGATTTATGGAAAAATAATTGAACGACCAGAAATTTTAGATAAAGTTCAATCATTAGAAGAAATAGTAATATTAAAGTTCCACCCATTTTATGGAAAATCCGCAAATCAAATTGAACAAGAATTAGGTTTAGACTTAAATAAAAATGCAAAAAGCTATTTTGCTAACCTAACAAATGCAATTTTAGGACTTAAACTCGGTCAAAAAATAGAGGAATTTGAAAAAGCAGATATTCGAGTAAAAACCATTAGGCTTAAAGAAAATAATTTACCAAAAGAAGATATTTCATTTCCGACATTTGAATATCAAGAACTTGTTGAAACGGACTGGGAAGATTCAGATTTTAAAAATATTTTAGAAAGTAAATTTTTCTTTGTGTTTTATCAATTTGAGGGAGAGAATTTGATTTTGCGAAAAGTAAAGTTTTGGAATATGCCTTATTCTGATATTCTTGAGGCAAAAAATGTTTGGGAAGAAATGGTTAAAACTGTTTCAAAAGGAGAAATCGTAAAAGAAGTAACCAACAAAGGAATACGAAAAACATTTTTTCCAAAGAAAACTGAAAATAGAATCAGTCACGTTAGACCACACGCAAGAAATGCAGAAGACACTTATGAATTACCTGTTGCGGATAAATTGACTAGACTAGCTGAATATACTAAACATTGTTTTTGGCTAAACGCAAGTTATGTGAAAGATGAAATATACCTGAAATAA
- a CDS encoding DNA cytosine methyltransferase, with the protein MENKKMKVAELFAGVGGFRLGLEKSNYEVVWSNQWEPSTKLQHASKVYEERFGKENHSNEDINEVVTRNVEEIPDHDLLVGGFPCQDYSVATTLHNSKGLKGKKGVLWWSIHQILENKKNKPKYLFLENVDRLLKSPAKQRGRDFAVMLQSLNDLGYAVEWRVINAAEYGMPQRRRRVFFIGYHKSTDVYKRLQKAKKINWLTEEGTIANAFPVVKTDSIQEVELTGDLVEITNDFNKNGKLSPFQNTGLLIKGKVYTTKTVPNYDGEKTVLGDVLQNGEVTSEFFIDEKDKDKWEYLKGAKTIERKSPDGFVYKYSEGGMIYPDALDNASRTIITGEGGKSASRFKHVIVSDRGLRRLTPIELERLNMFPDNHTKLEGITDTKRAFFMGNALVVGVIEKIGEELYKQINQFKYV; encoded by the coding sequence ATGGAAAATAAGAAAATGAAAGTTGCTGAATTATTTGCAGGAGTTGGAGGATTTCGTCTTGGACTTGAAAAAAGCAATTACGAAGTGGTTTGGAGCAACCAATGGGAACCGTCAACCAAATTGCAGCACGCTTCCAAAGTTTATGAAGAGAGGTTCGGAAAAGAAAATCACTCAAACGAAGATATTAATGAAGTTGTAACGAGAAACGTAGAAGAAATTCCTGATCACGATTTATTGGTTGGTGGATTTCCTTGTCAAGATTATTCTGTGGCAACCACATTGCATAACTCAAAAGGTTTAAAAGGTAAAAAAGGTGTTCTTTGGTGGTCAATTCACCAAATTTTAGAAAACAAAAAAAACAAACCGAAATACTTGTTTTTAGAAAATGTTGATAGACTTTTAAAATCGCCAGCAAAACAAAGAGGTCGCGATTTTGCAGTTATGCTACAAAGTTTAAATGATTTAGGTTACGCAGTAGAGTGGCGTGTAATAAATGCAGCGGAATATGGAATGCCACAAAGAAGAAGACGTGTTTTCTTTATTGGCTATCATAAATCCACAGACGTTTACAAAAGACTTCAAAAAGCTAAAAAAATAAATTGGCTAACAGAAGAAGGAACTATTGCAAATGCTTTTCCTGTAGTTAAAACAGATTCAATTCAAGAAGTTGAATTAACAGGAGATTTAGTAGAAATAACTAACGATTTCAATAAAAACGGAAAATTATCACCTTTTCAAAATACTGGTTTACTTATAAAAGGTAAAGTTTATACAACTAAAACAGTCCCAAATTATGACGGAGAAAAAACTGTTTTAGGAGATGTTTTACAAAATGGAGAAGTAACTTCTGAATTTTTCATAGATGAAAAAGATAAAGATAAGTGGGAATATCTAAAAGGTGCTAAAACCATAGAGCGTAAATCACCAGATGGTTTTGTTTACAAATATTCAGAAGGCGGAATGATTTATCCAGACGCTTTAGATAATGCGTCAAGAACTATTATAACTGGAGAAGGTGGAAAATCAGCTTCAAGATTTAAACACGTAATTGTTTCTGATCGAGGTTTGCGAAGATTAACACCAATAGAATTGGAAAGATTAAATATGTTTCCAGATAATCACACAAAACTTGAAGGAATTACAGATACAAAACGTGCATTTTTTATGGGAAATGCTTTAGTTGTTGGAGTAATTGAAAAAATTGGAGAAGAACTTTATAAACAGATAAATCAATTTAAGTATGTATAA
- a CDS encoding helix-turn-helix domain-containing protein — protein MKTLGDTLKCAREEKELILRKVAAEVDIDQSLISKFEKNERKPTMEQIVRLAKFYGLPESELIINWYSEKIAEELKYTESTSEILKVAEEKINYYKAQENGK, from the coding sequence ATGAAAACATTAGGCGACACTTTAAAATGTGCCAGAGAGGAAAAAGAATTGATACTGCGAAAAGTTGCGGCTGAAGTAGATATTGACCAATCTCTGATTAGTAAATTCGAGAAAAACGAAAGAAAACCGACAATGGAACAAATCGTAAGACTTGCAAAGTTTTACGGACTTCCCGAAAGTGAACTGATAATAAATTGGTACTCTGAAAAAATTGCGGAAGAATTAAAATACACAGAATCTACTTCCGAGATTCTGAAAGTAGCAGAAGAAAAAATCAACTATTATAAAGCTCAAGAAAATGGAAAATAA
- a CDS encoding arginine decarboxylase, whose amino-acid sequence MNTKYIDLISQTFDFPQEEFKVDNNKLSFHDIDLMGLVEEYGGPLKFTYLPQISNNINRAKQWFADAIEKNNYKGKYNYCYCTKSSHFKHVLNEALKNDIHIETSSAFDIDIVENLKAEGKITNDTYVISNGFKRAQYVTNIARLINEGHKNCIPIIDNYEEIDLLSEEVKGKFNIGIRIASEEEPKFEFYTSRLGIGYKNIVPFYNKLVKGNKKVKLKMLHFFINTGIRDNAYYWNELHKCLKVYTSLKKICPSLDSLNIGGGFPIKNSLAFDFDYEYMIDEIVHQIKTTCEAEDVAVPNIFTEFGSFTVGESGGAIYEVLYQKQQNDREKWNMINSSFITTLPDTWAINKRFIMLPINRWNDSYERVLLGGLTCDSDDYYNSEQHMNAIYLPKYNRDKPLYIGFFNTGAYQETIGGFGGLQHCLIPSPKHILIDRDEDGNLTTKLFSEQQKSEDLLKILGYAN is encoded by the coding sequence ATGAATACAAAATACATAGATTTAATTAGTCAAACATTCGATTTCCCTCAAGAAGAATTTAAAGTCGATAATAACAAATTAAGTTTTCACGACATTGATTTAATGGGCTTAGTCGAAGAATATGGCGGTCCTTTGAAATTCACCTATCTCCCTCAAATTTCTAATAACATCAACCGTGCAAAACAATGGTTTGCTGATGCTATAGAAAAAAACAATTATAAAGGGAAATACAATTACTGCTACTGTACCAAAAGCTCACATTTTAAACATGTGTTAAATGAAGCATTAAAAAATGACATTCATATCGAGACCTCTTCGGCTTTTGATATTGATATTGTAGAAAATCTAAAAGCAGAAGGCAAAATTACAAACGATACTTATGTGATAAGTAACGGTTTTAAGCGTGCGCAATATGTCACCAATATTGCCAGATTAATAAATGAAGGCCATAAAAACTGTATCCCTATAATAGACAATTACGAAGAAATCGATTTGCTTTCAGAGGAGGTAAAGGGTAAGTTTAATATTGGGATTCGTATCGCTTCAGAAGAAGAACCAAAATTCGAGTTTTATACCTCGCGCTTAGGTATTGGTTATAAAAATATTGTTCCTTTTTACAATAAACTAGTGAAAGGTAATAAGAAAGTAAAACTTAAAATGTTACACTTTTTTATTAATACAGGAATTCGTGATAATGCCTATTACTGGAATGAGTTGCACAAATGTTTAAAGGTTTATACGAGTTTAAAGAAAATATGTCCTAGCTTAGATAGCTTAAACATTGGTGGCGGATTTCCAATTAAAAATTCATTAGCCTTTGACTTTGATTATGAATACATGATTGATGAAATTGTACATCAAATTAAAACAACCTGTGAGGCAGAAGATGTTGCAGTGCCAAACATTTTTACAGAGTTTGGTAGCTTTACTGTTGGCGAAAGTGGTGGTGCCATTTATGAAGTGCTTTACCAAAAACAACAAAACGATCGTGAAAAGTGGAATATGATTAACTCGTCGTTTATTACCACATTACCAGATACCTGGGCAATTAATAAGCGTTTTATCATGTTGCCAATAAACCGTTGGAACGACTCTTATGAACGCGTTTTACTGGGTGGTTTAACTTGCGATAGTGATGATTATTACAATAGTGAGCAACATATGAATGCCATTTATTTACCAAAATACAACAGAGACAAACCTTTATATATTGGCTTTTTTAATACAGGAGCGTACCAAGAAACCATAGGAGGGTTTGGTGGTTTACAACACTGTTTAATACCGTCGCCAAAGCATATTTTAATTGATAGAGATGAAGACGGCAACTTGACAACAAAATTATTTAGTGAACAACAAAAAAGTGAAGACTTACTTAAAATTTTAGGCTATGCAAACTAA
- the speB gene encoding agmatinase, which yields MQTKTYAGIPDEFSKLETSKIVLIPVPYDGTSTFQKGADKGPEAFLHASENMELYDIETETEVYKQGIFLADAVTEASSPEAMVDAVHQATKRYIKKNKFVTIFGGEHSISIGTIRAFRDYYTSLTVLQLDAHADLRKEYQGSKCNHACAVYEASQTTNLIQVGIRSMDVIETTVMDKEKTYFAHEMALDDTWMDSAIDQMTNNVFITIDLDAFDHSIMPSTGTPEPGGLLWYETLEFLKQVFEEKNVVGFDIVELCPNPKEKSSDFLAAKLYYKMLSYKFKNAAAADDFDNMYESSKSKNNNSKFKEEEDEY from the coding sequence ATGCAAACTAAAACTTATGCTGGAATTCCAGACGAATTCTCGAAATTAGAAACATCAAAAATTGTATTAATTCCTGTGCCTTACGATGGTACAAGTACCTTTCAAAAAGGGGCAGATAAAGGGCCTGAGGCTTTTTTACATGCCTCAGAAAACATGGAGTTATACGATATTGAAACAGAAACGGAAGTCTACAAACAAGGCATCTTTTTAGCTGATGCTGTTACCGAAGCAAGTTCGCCAGAAGCCATGGTGGATGCCGTACACCAAGCGACAAAACGTTATATTAAAAAGAACAAGTTTGTAACTATTTTTGGTGGTGAACACTCCATTTCTATTGGAACTATTCGTGCCTTTAGAGATTATTACACCAGCTTAACCGTACTGCAATTAGATGCGCATGCCGATTTAAGAAAAGAGTATCAGGGGTCAAAATGCAATCATGCCTGTGCTGTTTATGAAGCGAGCCAGACAACGAATTTAATTCAAGTGGGTATTCGTTCTATGGATGTGATAGAAACCACAGTCATGGATAAAGAGAAAACGTATTTTGCACATGAGATGGCACTAGATGATACTTGGATGGATTCTGCTATTGACCAGATGACAAATAATGTATTTATTACCATAGACTTAGATGCTTTCGATCATTCAATTATGCCAAGTACCGGTACTCCAGAACCAGGGGGCTTGCTTTGGTATGAAACATTAGAGTTTCTAAAACAAGTGTTTGAAGAGAAAAATGTGGTAGGTTTTGATATCGTAGAATTATGTCCTAATCCAAAGGAAAAGTCTTCAGATTTTCTTGCCGCTAAGTTGTATTATAAAATGCTAAGTTATAAATTTAAAAATGCGGCTGCGGCCGATGATTTTGACAACATGTATGAGTCATCAAAATCTAAAAACAATAATTCTAAATTTAAAGAAGAAGAAGATGAGTACTAA
- a CDS encoding deoxyhypusine synthase family protein: protein MSTKGPISQFIEKHYLHFNAAALVDAAKGYEAQLASGAKMLVSLAGAMSTAELGKSFAEMIRQDKVQIISCTGANLEEDIMNLVAHSHYKRVPNYRDLTPKDEWELLEKGLNRVTDTCIPEEEAFRRLQEHIVKLWKDAEANGERYLPHEYMYKMLLSGVLEQYYEIDLKDSWMYAAAEKNLPIVCPGWEDSTMGNIFASYVLKGELKATTMKSGIEYMTFLADWYTNNASKGIGFFQIGGGIAGDFPICVVPMLYQDMERTDTPFWSYFCQISDSTTSYGSYSGAVPNEKITWGKLDIDTPKFIIESDATIVAPLIFAYLLGL from the coding sequence ATGAGTACTAAAGGACCAATTTCTCAATTTATAGAAAAACATTACTTGCATTTTAATGCAGCCGCTTTAGTAGATGCAGCAAAAGGGTATGAAGCACAATTAGCTTCTGGAGCTAAAATGTTAGTGTCTTTAGCAGGGGCAATGAGTACGGCAGAATTAGGCAAGAGTTTTGCTGAAATGATTCGCCAGGATAAAGTGCAAATCATTTCATGTACTGGTGCCAATTTAGAAGAGGATATTATGAATTTGGTAGCACATTCACATTATAAACGGGTGCCAAATTATCGCGATTTAACGCCTAAAGATGAGTGGGAGTTACTTGAAAAAGGGTTAAACCGTGTAACAGATACCTGCATTCCTGAAGAAGAGGCGTTTAGACGCTTACAAGAGCATATTGTTAAATTATGGAAAGATGCTGAAGCAAATGGCGAACGCTATTTACCACATGAGTACATGTACAAAATGTTATTGTCTGGTGTTTTAGAACAGTACTATGAAATCGATTTAAAAGATTCATGGATGTATGCTGCTGCTGAAAAGAATTTACCAATTGTTTGCCCAGGTTGGGAAGACAGCACGATGGGAAATATTTTTGCCAGCTATGTTCTTAAAGGCGAACTAAAAGCAACGACCATGAAATCTGGGATTGAATACATGACCTTTTTAGCAGACTGGTATACCAATAACGCCTCTAAAGGTATTGGTTTCTTCCAAATTGGTGGTGGTATTGCTGGTGATTTTCCAATTTGCGTAGTGCCTATGTTATATCAGGATATGGAGCGAACAGACACGCCTTTTTGGAGCTATTTCTGCCAGATAAGTGATTCTACAACCAGTTATGGTTCTTATTCGGGGGCAGTGCCTAATGAAAAAATCACTTGGGGAAAACTAGATATTGATACACCTAAATTTATTATTGAAAGTGATGCTACTATTGTGGCACCATTAATTTTCGCCTATTTATTAGGCTTATAA